The following proteins come from a genomic window of Pieris napi chromosome 15, ilPieNapi1.2, whole genome shotgun sequence:
- the LOC125056934 gene encoding solute carrier family 46 member 3-like → MSEDTNEESYDKHEEFKETDPLKHNVEDPTREKPRSFKENCVHAFKNITVEPSMFFFIIPMIFSILTSQNLNLEKACRVNLNFTDEICDSLKLQTVGAQNEYEKEVQKLVARAMSWRTSITATIPCVLALFVGSWSDKTGYRKIFLIIPILGQMLVSVNGVFHTFYFKEIGLEALVFSEAILDGMFGSWCISMLTMFSFISAITNDKNRTFRMGLINFSLTVGFPIGMGLSGLLLKKLGYYGCYVLAFGLHFVNLLYNTFILKDPERTVEQKKNDNQGVCHLVRIFFDLGNLRETIKVVFKNGPNHRRFRVCALLVVVAILFGPMHGELSIMYISTRYRFNWTEVMFSIFQAYNFVAHTIGTIFSIVVFSKYLQWHDSILGIISTLSKIASSFVYCFATNERIFFIGPLVDILNGTALLALRSTVSKTVSADEFGKVNSIFALTENLMPLIYVPLYTKVYTATMEVLPGAVFLMGSAMTLPAVCVFIWLLWEHRRNLRISKKKPEGTADIK, encoded by the exons ATGAGTGAAGATACAAACGAAGAAAGCTATGATAAACATGAAGAATTCAAAGAGACTGATCCACTTAAACATAATGTAGAAGATCCAACACGCGAAAAACCACGaagttttaaagaaaactGTGTGCATGCATTCAAAAACATAACAGTCGAGCCATCAATGTTCTTCTTCATAATACCAATGATCTTTTCGATATTGACATCGCAAAATCTTAACCTGGAAAAGGCGTGcagagttaatttaaatttcacagATGAAATATGTGACTCGCTCAAATTGCAGACAGTTGGTGCACAAAACGAATATGAAAAAGAAGTACAAAAACTAGTCGCAAGAGCTATGTCTTGGAGAACATCAATCACTGCAACAATTCCGTGTGTTTTAGCGCTATTTGTGGGTTCGTGGTCAGATAAAACTGGGTAtcggaaaatatttttaattatacccATCTTGGGCCAAATGCTTGTGTCTGTTAATGGCGTATTCCACACATTTTACTTTAAGGAAATCGGTTTAGAAGCGTTAGTATTCAGTGAAGCTATACTAGATGGAATGTTCGGTTCTTGGTGTATATCTATGTTAACTATGTTTTCGTTTATCAGTGCTATTACAAATGATAAGAATAGGACATTTCGTATGGGACTCATAAATTTTAGCTTAACCGTCGGCTTTCCCATAGGAATGGGTCTCAGTGGGCTTTTGTTAAAAAAGCTCGGGTATTACGGATGCTACGTTTTAGCTTTTGGACTACATTTTGTTAACCTACTATACAATACCTTTATATTAAAGGATCCAGAAAGGACTGTTGAACAGaaaaag AATGATAATCAAGGCGTTTGCCATTTAGTGCGCATTTTCTTTGATCTAGGTAACTTGAGAGAGACAATTAAagtagtatttaaaaacggACCAAACCATAGACGTTTTCGTGTTTGCGCTTTATTAGTCGTCGTTGCTATATTATTTGGACCCATGCatg GTGAACTTTCAATAATGTACATATCAACAAGGTACAGATTCAACTGGACCGAGGTAATGTTCAGCATATTCCAAGcatacaactttgttgcccacACAATAg GAACGATATTCTCCATCGTTGTATTCAGTAAATATTTGCAATGGCACGATTCTATATTAGGAATTATTTCAACTCTCAGTAAAATTGCTTCATCATTTGTCTATTGTTTCGCTACGAACGAAAGAATATTCTTTATTG gtCCTTTAGTAGATATTCTGAACGGGACAGCTTTATTAGCATTACGATCAACTGTGTCCAAGACAGTATCAGCCGATGAATTTG GCAAAGTAAACTCAATATTTGCGTTAACGGAAAACCTCATGCCTTTAATCTACGTACCCTTGTATACCAAAGTGTACACGGCCACTATGGAGGTTCTCCCAGGCGCTGTCTTTCTTATGGGGTCAGCAATGACGCTGCCCGCggtttgtgtgtttat ATGGTTGTTGTGGGAGCATAGGAGAAATTTAAGGATATCCAAGAAGAAACCAGAGGGCACTGCGGacattaagtaa